In the genome of Carnobacterium viridans, one region contains:
- a CDS encoding ssDNA-binding protein, producing the protein MNTAIITGKVDSDVKVINTKNGTPFCRFTLLSDGRKFNCLIAGKKAFSFVYEVELGSTITIESVINDRNQLVVQKFKLLSPPNYFGQVFDYKGHRMPHKKVLF; encoded by the coding sequence ATGAATACGGCTATCATTACAGGAAAAGTTGATTCAGATGTTAAAGTGATCAATACCAAGAACGGCACACCCTTCTGCAGGTTTACGCTGCTCTCGGATGGTCGAAAGTTTAATTGTTTAATAGCTGGTAAAAAAGCTTTTAGTTTTGTGTATGAAGTAGAACTTGGTTCAACCATTACAATTGAATCGGTCATTAACGATCGCAATCAATTAGTCGTACAAAAGTTCAAGCTATTAAGCCCACCTAATTACTTTGGGCAGGTATTTGATTATAAAGGCCATCGAATGCCACACAAAAAGGTCCTATTTTAA
- a CDS encoding Y-family DNA polymerase: protein MSFNYAKEISNDIFCIDVKSFYASVECVERGLHPLKALLVVMSNADKPGGIVLAASPMAKKVLGIRNVTRKWEIPYHPDLVIVPPRMSYYIEKNTEINDIFRKYVSDEDLHIYSIDESFISVRASLKLFKRKNAYELARMIQYHIFKKTGLYVTIGIGDNMLMAKLALDNGAKYNDDFIAEWRYKDIPNTVWKLEKLTDMWGIGSRTARRLNSLGIKTVYDLAHANFYQLRDSMGLIGEQLYANAWGIDRSDIRDSYRPLEKSYGNSQILKKDYYKKHEIKIVIREMAEQVATRIRKHHCQTGCVSLSVSYSKYEEQVGFSRQLKIPSTSNTKKLVDSCFEIFNKYYKDDKAVRRIGITYSKLSYTSDIQLDLFEDPTEQITNEKLDLLVDKIREKYGFQSLVHASSLMDGATAIDRSSLVGGHAGGMEGIK, encoded by the coding sequence ATGTCATTCAATTACGCTAAAGAAATAAGTAATGATATTTTCTGTATTGACGTTAAATCGTTTTATGCGTCTGTGGAATGCGTTGAACGTGGCTTACATCCTCTAAAAGCTCTATTAGTTGTTATGAGTAACGCAGATAAACCAGGTGGCATCGTGCTAGCTGCTTCACCAATGGCTAAAAAAGTATTAGGTATTAGAAACGTTACTAGGAAATGGGAAATCCCTTATCACCCCGATTTGGTTATCGTACCGCCTAGAATGAGCTATTATATCGAAAAGAATACTGAAATCAACGATATCTTTCGTAAGTACGTTTCTGATGAAGATCTACATATTTATAGTATCGACGAATCGTTTATTTCTGTCCGAGCCAGCTTAAAACTGTTTAAAAGAAAAAACGCCTATGAACTAGCTAGAATGATTCAATACCATATTTTTAAGAAGACGGGATTATACGTAACGATCGGTATTGGCGATAATATGCTAATGGCTAAACTAGCTTTAGACAATGGAGCCAAATATAATGACGACTTTATTGCTGAATGGCGGTATAAAGACATTCCAAATACGGTTTGGAAATTAGAGAAATTAACCGACATGTGGGGTATTGGAAGTCGGACAGCACGACGATTAAACAGTCTAGGAATTAAAACGGTCTATGATCTAGCGCACGCAAATTTTTACCAGCTGAGAGATTCAATGGGTTTGATTGGTGAACAATTATATGCAAATGCTTGGGGCATCGATCGCAGCGACATTAGAGACTCCTATCGTCCTTTAGAAAAAAGTTATGGCAACTCTCAAATTCTCAAAAAGGACTATTATAAAAAACATGAAATTAAAATCGTTATTCGTGAAATGGCCGAACAAGTTGCTACCCGAATTAGAAAGCATCATTGTCAAACTGGATGTGTCAGTCTTTCTGTTAGTTATTCTAAATATGAGGAACAAGTTGGGTTTTCGCGACAATTAAAGATACCCAGTACTTCTAATACAAAAAAATTAGTTGACTCCTGCTTTGAAATCTTTAATAAATATTACAAGGATGACAAAGCCGTCCGGCGCATCGGAATTACTTATTCAAAATTATCCTATACGAGTGATATTCAATTGGATCTATTTGAAGATCCGACTGAACAAATTACAAATGAAAAATTAGATTTGCTAGTCGATAAAATAAGAGAGAAATATGGTTTTCAATCATTGGTACATGCTAGTAGTCTTATGGATGGTGCCACAGCTATCGACCGTAGTTCTCTTGTTGGTGGCCATGCTGGCGGAATGGAGGGTATAAAATGA
- a CDS encoding GNAT family N-acetyltransferase, giving the protein MLDKTIPYAEIWMYRSKNLPVNEPILPEGFYFKSYQEGDEVEWAAIETAVSEFENERLALDYFKEKFAPYSKDLRTRLLFVLDSSGEKVGTCSAWWKELPNGVRYPLVHWVAVKPGYQGKGLAKAMVNRTLKLLQELEQNSPIYLHTQTWSYAAIHLYQKLGFEITDKNLDGSPNVDYQKAMSILASIRN; this is encoded by the coding sequence TTGTTAGATAAAACAATTCCATATGCGGAAATTTGGATGTATCGTTCAAAAAATCTTCCAGTTAATGAACCTATTTTACCTGAAGGTTTTTACTTTAAAAGTTATCAAGAGGGTGATGAAGTAGAATGGGCGGCTATCGAAACGGCTGTTTCAGAATTTGAGAATGAGAGATTAGCATTGGATTACTTCAAGGAAAAATTTGCGCCATACTCTAAAGATCTGAGAACGCGATTGTTATTTGTTCTAGATTCTTCAGGAGAAAAAGTTGGCACGTGCTCAGCTTGGTGGAAGGAATTACCTAATGGTGTGCGTTATCCATTAGTTCATTGGGTAGCTGTGAAGCCAGGTTATCAAGGTAAAGGGCTCGCAAAAGCAATGGTGAATCGAACTCTTAAACTACTGCAAGAACTTGAACAAAATTCTCCTATTTACCTGCATACTCAAACGTGGAGTTATGCAGCAATTCACTTGTATCAAAAACTAGGATTTGAGATCACGGATAAGAATTTAGATGGAAGCCCTAATGTAGATTATCAAAAAGCTATGAGTATTTTAGCTAGCATACGGAATTAA
- a CDS encoding aminoglycoside 6-adenylyltransferase: protein MRLIEMNGPRITLSAKIGSFQDDDIMYYVENRTVFSNDHS from the coding sequence ATTAGATTAATAGAAATGAATGGACCTCGTATCACCTTATCCGCTAAAATAGGTTCATTTCAAGATGATGATATTATGTACTATGTTGAAAATAGGACTGTCTTTTCAAATGACCACTCATAA
- a CDS encoding MerR family transcriptional regulator, whose amino-acid sequence MKINEVTKKYGVSPATLRYYEEINLLPEIARVSGSRWYCEQDLKRLEFIFCMKDSNMSLEKIKDYFNLIDQGDTTLQARLDLLLQHKEETANLMRRIQSSLDYIDYKIELTESSIVQLS is encoded by the coding sequence TTGAAAATAAATGAAGTAACTAAGAAATATGGAGTATCTCCTGCTACATTACGCTATTATGAGGAAATCAACCTATTGCCTGAGATTGCTCGTGTAAGTGGCAGTCGCTGGTATTGCGAACAGGATTTAAAACGTCTTGAATTTATTTTTTGCATGAAAGATTCAAATATGTCTCTAGAAAAAATAAAGGACTATTTCAATTTGATTGATCAAGGGGATACGACTTTACAAGCTCGTTTAGATTTATTGCTTCAACACAAAGAAGAGACAGCGAATCTCATGAGGAGGATTCAAAGTTCATTAGATTATATTGATTATAAAATTGAATTGACAGAGTCATCGATTGTTCAATTAAGTTAA